A genomic segment from Callithrix jacchus isolate 240 chromosome 8, calJac240_pri, whole genome shotgun sequence encodes:
- the CTXN2 gene encoding cortexin-2, giving the protein MSSTYCGNSSAKMSVNEVSAFSLTLEQKTGFAFVGILCIFLGLLIIRCFKILLDPYSSMPSSTWEDEVEEFDKGTFEYALA; this is encoded by the coding sequence ATGAGTAGTACCTACTGTGGCAACTCTTCAGCTAAGATGAGTGTCAACGAAGTATCAGCTTTCTCATTGACTCTGGAGCAAAAAACTGGCTTTGCTTTTGTTGGGATTTTGTGTATCTTCTTGGGACTGCTTATTATCAGATGCTTCAAAATCCTGCTAGACCCATATAGCAGCATGCCTTCCTCTACATGGGAAGATGAAGTTGAAGAGTTTGATAAAGGGACATTTGAATATGCACTCGCGTGA